The genomic region GGCCTCAAGCACGACGTGGTGGAGAACCTCGACCTCTTCAAAGAGGAGGAGGAGCCGGCGCGTCCGCTCTTCCCCCTGCCGGTCGAGGTGCGGCGGCGCGACCCCTTCCTGCGCTACCGCGTGAACCTGCTGGTGGACCACGCCGAGACGCGCGGGGCGCCGGTGGTGATCGAACCCAACCCCACCTACTACAACCTCATCGGCAAGGTGGAGTACCGGGGGGAGTTCGGCGCGCTCGTCACCGACTTCACGATGATCAAGCCCGGCGCCCTGCACCGCGCCAACGGCGGCTTCCTACTGCTGCAGCTGCGGGACGTGGCGCTGGCGCCGATGGCGTGGGAGGCGCTGAAGCGGGCGCTGCGCAGCCGGGAGATCCGCATCGAGAACCTGGGCGAGCAGCTGGGCCTCATCCCCACCGCCACCCTGCGCCCGGAGCCCATCCCGCTGGACGTGAAGGTCGTCCTCATCGGCAACGCGCTGGTCTACCACCTGCTCTACCTGTTCGACGAGGACTTCCGGGAGCTGTTCAAGATCCGCGCCGACTTCGACGTCGACCTGCCTCGCAGCGAGGCCACCCTGCGGGAATACGTCCAGGCCCTGGGTGTCGTGGCCCGGCGGCAGGGCCTGCTCCCCTTCCACCGCGACGCCGTCGCCCGGCTGGTGGAGTACAGCGTGCGCGTGGCCGGAGACCAGGAGAAGCTCACCGCCCTCTTCCACGAGGTGGTCAAAGTCCTGGCCGAGGCCTCGGCGTGGGCGCAGCGGGAGGGGGCCACGGTGGTCCGGGCGGCGCACGTGGACCGGGCCCTGGAGGAGAAGGTCTACCGCAGCAACCGGATCGAGGAGCGAATCCGGGAGGCCATCGCCCAGGGGCAGCTCCTGGTGGACATCGACGGCGCCCGCGTGGGGACGGTGAACGGTCTGGCCGTCCACCTGCTGGGCGACTACGCCTTCGGGCGCCCCAACCGCATCACCGCCCGCACCTACGTGGGCTCGCGGGGGGTGGTGAACATCGAGCGCGAGACGCAGATGTCCGGGCGCATCCACAGCAAGGGCGTCTTCATCCTGGCCAACTACCTGGGGGGGCGCTACGCCCAGGACCGCCCGCTCACGCTGAACGCCTCGCTGACCTTCGAGCAGACCTACGAGGAGGTGGAGGGTGACTCCGCCTCCTCCACCGAGCTCTACACGCTGCTGAGCGACCTCGGTCAGGTGCCCATCGAGCAGGGGATCGCCGTGACCGGCTCGGTGAACCAGCACGGCCAGATCCAGCCCATCGGCGGGGTGAACGAGAAGATCGAGGGGTTCTACTACGTGTGCAAGGCCCTGGGGCTGACCGGGCGCCAGGGCGTGATCATCCCCGCCCAGAACGTGCGCAACCTCATGCTGCACGACGAGGTGGTGGAGGCGGTCCGCCGCGGCCAGTTTCACATCTGGGCGGTGCGCACCGTGGACGAGGGGCTGGAGATCCTCACCGGCCTGCCCGCCGGCGAGCGCGGGCCGGACGGGAAGTTCCCCGAGGGGACCGTAAACGCGCGCGTGGCCCGGCGGCTTGAAGAGCTGGCGGAGCGGCTGCGCCAGTTCGCCCCCCGCCCCGGCCGCGACGAGCGGCAGCCCGCCGAGGCCCCCATCCCGGCCGCCGGTGGAGAGGACGAGCCCTCCCGCTCGTGAGCGTCCTGGTCGTCGGCGCAGGCGGTGTCGGCGGCTACTTCGGGGGGCTGCTGGCGCGCGCCGGCGAG from Armatimonadota bacterium harbors:
- a CDS encoding ATP-binding protein; the encoded protein is MSVPATDARERLRVPVERLRWWCDPAIFPFETTDELPHDEIMVGQERAVRALDFGLGVPQPGYNVFVTGPTGTGRTTYARQKIEQLAALRPTPSDWCYVYNFQQPDEPVAIRFAPGEGRRFRRDMARLVDELREGIRQLLASEHFGKRRRDTLRAYEDRVNAVWQQLEAEGRQLGFAIQRTPAGVFPVPVGPSGEPLAPELLERLPAQQREALEARARQLGERIGEALRQVRNLEREARDALHQLERDAVERVVERAVEPVRERYGANPRVAAYLDGLKHDVVENLDLFKEEEEPARPLFPLPVEVRRRDPFLRYRVNLLVDHAETRGAPVVIEPNPTYYNLIGKVEYRGEFGALVTDFTMIKPGALHRANGGFLLLQLRDVALAPMAWEALKRALRSREIRIENLGEQLGLIPTATLRPEPIPLDVKVVLIGNALVYHLLYLFDEDFRELFKIRADFDVDLPRSEATLREYVQALGVVARRQGLLPFHRDAVARLVEYSVRVAGDQEKLTALFHEVVKVLAEASAWAQREGATVVRAAHVDRALEEKVYRSNRIEERIREAIAQGQLLVDIDGARVGTVNGLAVHLLGDYAFGRPNRITARTYVGSRGVVNIERETQMSGRIHSKGVFILANYLGGRYAQDRPLTLNASLTFEQTYEEVEGDSASSTELYTLLSDLGQVPIEQGIAVTGSVNQHGQIQPIGGVNEKIEGFYYVCKALGLTGRQGVIIPAQNVRNLMLHDEVVEAVRRGQFHIWAVRTVDEGLEILTGLPAGERGPDGKFPEGTVNARVARRLEELAERLRQFAPRPGRDERQPAEAPIPAAGGEDEPSRS